Genomic window (Caldicoprobacter guelmensis):
TGAAATCCAGATCCGTAAAAGACCTGGAAAATCATTTCCTCATAATTATCACATGCCATACTTGGGGTAAGGCTTCCCGCAAAATGAAGATGCCGATTCCCACAAACAAAAGGCCAGCTAAAAGCCGCAGATAATACGTGGGAATATATCTAGTTATCACCCCACCGAGAAAAGAGCCCAACAAGGTGACCACTACAAGAGCTAAAGAAGCGCCAAGAAATACCGGCAAAGGATCTTTGTGTTGAGTAGCCAGGGTGAAGACAGTCAGCTGCGTCTTATCCCCAAGCTCTGCTATAAACAACATACAAAACGCCAACCAAAACAATTTCCAATTCATTATGCCCCGGCACCCTCCCCGTGTTATGCCGCACAGCGGGAAACTGTGCCGCTTCCTCCTTTCAAGCCATCTATTGCTTGTCCCCAATGAGAACATACATTTTCATGCCTTCAATACATAATTTTTCAAAACTGACAAGCAGCAAACCAACAATACTTCCACATGCCAGGCCTTCAAAGTTATTATACTCCCTACTATCCAAAAACTTCAAGAGTTTTAACCATGAGTTTTTACACATACACACTTTTCCAGTAACTGGGCCGTAACCTCAACCATTTTTTCAACTAAAAAGTGTGTCATCACACGTTCGCGGCCCTTGCATGCCAAGCTTTCCCGTAGATGGGCATTTTTAATTAAACAAATTATGGCACAAGCCAGAGCCGCGGGATCTCCCGGCGGTACCAGATATCCGTTTTTGCCATGCGTAATTATTTCAGGTATTCCGCCAACACTTGAAGCTATAACGGGTTTACCCATTGCCATGGCTTCCAGTATGGAAACACTTAAACCTTCGGATAAGCTAGGCAATACAAAGACATCCATGGCATCTAAATAATCCCATACCGGCGTTACATATCCCGTAAATATTACATCATCCTCAATACCAAGGTCCTCGGTTCGCATTTTAAGCGCCCTCTCATACGGGCCATCCCCCACTATCATAAAACAAACATTTTCACAACAATTCTTTATCAACGGTATGGCGTCCAAAAGATAATGAATTCCCTTGGATGGTATGAGCCTGGCTACACTCCCTACTACCACTGCTTCTGGTTTTATCCCCAAACGTCGCCTTACATTTTGACCTTTTCCAACCAAAGGCAATGATATGCCGTTATAAATAACAGTGACCTTATCACCGGGAATGCCGCATTCCCGTTCAAGTTCAAGCTTGAGTGCATTGGACACCGCGACAATACCTTCTGTACGTCTTGTCAGTGCTTTCTCTATCTTGGATAGCATTGTACGCCTCATCCCATGGAATGATGACAACACGGAATTGTGAACAGTGTATACTTTAGGACATCCAGCCAAAATTGCTCCGACCCTACCTACCACCCCGGCCTTGAATCCATGGCAGTGTAACACGTCCACCCCGTGTTTGACTATCATGTTTGCGATTTCCACCGCTCTAATTGCATCCATATGTGGTTGTATTTCTCCCGGAAGATGAAATGGACAAACCTTTATACCTTCATCCCGTAGTTCTTCCATTGTGGTTGCATCAAAGTTGCATGCCGCTAACACCTCAAATCCTGCACCTTTCAATCCCTTTGCTAGAGAAATATAGTGTTGCTTCATGCCCCCCGAAGCTGTTCGTATAAGTTCTAAAACCCTAAGTTTTCGACTGCTCCTCACGCCTATGTCCCTCTTTTTTTCATCTTTTATTTTTTATTTCAGCTTTGCTCAGTTTTTACATAACCCCCTCTCGTTTGTACATATCTTTCTTTGAAAGCTCAATATCTTCTATCTGCTGTGCAATGACAAATATAAATGATAGGCCCACATATATCATACAGGTGGCAGCTGCAACTATGCCTGAATCGTTAAACGCAAAGGCTACAACGCTTCCCACTATCCCGCTAACAAAACCGCAATACAACCCTGGATACCGTTCCTTTACATCTTTGAAAATCCCTTTAGGTCGGTAAAACAATACTATCATGGCCAGCAATGAGGATAAAAACACTCTAGACCATATGGTATATCTAAAGAGGCGGATATTCATGGATACTTTCCTGTAAGCTATATTTAACAGCTCTTGTACACCGTTTCCCCTAATCAACCTTACGGTCTGCCCTATATGCGATTGACTTTCAACCGCTCTGAAGCTGTCCAAAATAAACAGCCCCACTATTGCAATTATCAAAGCTACCGCAAGTGCCGCTATCTGTTTCCACGTAATCCTTAATCCAGCTATCAAAAAGAAGAATACTCCAAATGCAGCAAATGCCGTTATAGCTCCCCCTACATTGGTGCCCCACCATGGTAAAGCCAGTACAGCCAACACTATAACAAGAAATACGTTTACTGCACATAAAATCACATAGCGGTTTATCCCACGCAACCTTTCCAATACCCCTGCACTGCCTATGCAGGCTGCCCCTACCAACACTCCCATGTATTCGTTGCCTATCCCATAAAACCGCGCTCCGCTTATCACGTCATAGCCCAAAGGAGACCCTTGTATTAGCTTTGCACCCGTCCACTGGTCAATCACCAACGCCATTGCCGTCATAAGGCACACAGCCATAATCCTGCCTAACATATCGGGGATAAACTTACAAATGGCAATTGTAAGTAATAGAGTAGAAACCATAGCTATCAAGACAGCTATCACCAGAGAAGACTGGTGTACAAGGGGTAAAACAAGGTAAGTAAAAGGTACCACCATAGCGAACAGTAGACAAAACTTGACAAACCTTAAATATTTTCTCTTAAATAAAAGCACCAACAACGAACCCATGACTACTGCTATAACGTAAAAGACAAATGCTCGTATCAAAAACGGACGTTGATTGAAAATCTCTACCAGCCTTTGATTAAAAGCCATAATGCCATCTAAGCCGCTGCTGTTATAAACGCTCCTCATGGGCGCACCGCCTTGCTCAGGAAGGGGCGAGATACCCAAAAAATCAAGCACAGTCACTCCAACATCAAGATTGGTTACCACCCCCATACGATGGGTAGAAGCAGAGGTCAGCCACCCCTTGTGAACGCCTTTTCCTGACATAATCACGGGCGTTAAACGGTTGTTAACCTGTAGTTCACGCAGAGGTCCCAAAGCTGTGAAGATTATAATAAGGTCCCTGTCCATATCAAGCCGGTTCATAAGCCATCCTATGAAGGCATCTCCTTCTTCTATCGCTCTACGCCTGTGTTCCTCCACCATATCATCCATAACCATATGCCTATACGCTTCAACCCTGTAAGTATCGCCCCATTCAATGGCTACAACATCAGCTTCATCCCATACCCTTTCAACTGCTTGGGCCATCCTGTCAAAATCCAACTTTATACCGTAAGGCCGAGAACTATCCTTTGCATTGAGCTCTTCTCCTACATCTCCCAGCGAAACAACCCCCTTGTCATCCATCATCATGGATACCAGATATCGCTGTTGTTTCTCAGGGATGTCGCTATTTCCTATGACAGCTACCTCGTATCCATTTTGCGCCAGTGCAGTCCCCAGTGCCCCCACTTTGACAGGATATGGCCTCTTAGCATTGTTCCGGTACACACCAGCAATCCCTATACAGGCTATTGAACCATCCTTCAACTTGTGCCCGGTTATTTGGTAATAAAGGTCAGCAACTTTTTGCCCCTGATACATGTCATCAGACGAAAAAGCCAGAGGAGAAGTTATAGAGCCGGTAATCCTGGCACCTGCCCCCATGGTAACGTACAGGTTTTCACACGAACGACTTCCTGCAGTATTGGTGGTCATAAGCCCAACTGCGCCCATCTCTATCAATCTGTCTATATTGGGCGTTGAAGCTTCCTTTATGTCCTCCCATCCTATACGATCCATGGCCACCAGGACTACTTTGCCTTTTTGCGTCGCAACCCTTTCTTCCACTGATAAAGAGGTATTTTGTACACTTGTACCACTGGCTGGAGAAGAAAATACAGTATCCGCGATTGAAATAGAAGCAAGCTCATTGCATGCGGCAACCTGACAGATTAATACTGCAGTCCTAGCAGTGTTAGCCAACACTACACTGACATCCGAGGCCATAAAAGATGTTAAAAGGATGAAAACTTTGAAGGAAAAGAGCACCTTTTTCAACTCAACTCACCTCATACTTTTATTTTTCCCCAAAATATCCCTGTCATACCTGTCGCAAAACGCCCATCCTACATTACCACATAAAAAAGCGGCTGTAATGTTAAACAGCCGCTTTTGCTTTTTAACCTTGATTTCAATTTTTCTACAAAGCCAACAACCTTGAAGGCTCATCCTACTGTTGACCACTAAGAAAGCGGAAAGCTTTAATGGTTTCCACAATGCGCGCATCCCCCAGGTCTACTACCGGGATATCAAGGCCATAGGCCAACGCCATAGCAAGATAAGTACTCCCAATATTTTCATTGCCGTGCCATACTTCACATACGCCTTGTATGTCCATCGTCGTGATAAGCCCCAGTTCCTTCTCAATCAGCTCAACAGCTTTAAGCGTCTCCATGGCTTTCAAAGGGTGATCAGCCACATCTGTCATTGTACAATCTATGATTATATTCTCCTTCTGTATACCATAGGACTCAGCAACGCTTACAATCCTCTCGGCCATCTTTACCCTACTCCGGGCATCAACCGGGGTCCCTTCTTCATTTCTAGTGCATCCGACAACGCAGGCACCGTACTTTGCTACAGTTGGAAATATCGAATCCATGACAGCCTGCTCTGAGCTCACTCCACGCACCAGGGGCTTACCATTGTATATCCTCATACTGGCTTCCAAAACATCAGCACTCGCGCTATTAAGCTGCAGCGGAAGATTGACTACAGCCTGAACTTCGCGTACCAGGTTGAGCATTGCCTCCTTTTCGTCTAGCCCTGGAACAGCTGCATCGACGGCAAGTATATCCGCCCCTTGCCTTCTCTGTACGATGGCTTCTGATACCACATCCCCTAGCTCTCTATTTTGTATTGCCCAGGCAATATTTTCATTATAACTTGCCTTTATTCTACCTCCAATAACCTTTACACCCTGACCGAGAATGACAGCTTTTGAACCCGAAGCCACGGCCGTAAACCCCTTTGCTGATATTGATGCAGGTGTCAGTCCCTCTACTGCCTGTTTTATAGCCCTTATGAAATCGGGGGTAGTCCCACAACATCCCCCTACTAGCCTGACACCCATCTGGACCATCGTCATGATATGTCGCTGAAAAACTTCAGGAGTTGAAGGATAAACCGCACGCCCCTCCACTACCTGAGGCAACCCTGCATTGGGCTGTACCAACACTGGAAGGCTGGAATAGGATACAAATTCATCTATTATAGACAGCAGGCCTTCTGGACCCAATGAGCAGTTAACTCCTAAAGCATCAACCCCAAGGCTCTCAAGTACCACCACGGCAGTCAGCGGGTCAGCTCCTGTAAGCGTTCTTCCGGTTTGATCAAAAGTCAAAGTACATATGACAGGCAAAGAGCTGTTTTCTTTTGCAGCCAACACAGCCGCCTTAGCCTCATACAGGTCACTTAAGGTTTCAATCAAAATGAGGTCTACTCCTGCCTTTACCCCTGCTTTTACCTGCCTGGCATAAAGTTCGTAAGCCTCCTCAAAGGATAATGGCCCCATGGGCTCCATGAGCTGACCTATAGGCCCCATGTCCAAGGCTACCCATTTATTCCCTGCTGCACGCCGTGCCAAAGCCACTGCCTGGGTTATCACCTGCTCCACCGTGTACCCTGTCCCTTTAAGCTTAAGGTCATTAGCCCCAAAGGTGTTGGTGGTTATCACATCAGCTCCCGCTTCTATGTATTGCCTGTGGATGTCCTCTATAACCTCTGGACGTATAATATTGAATATCTCTGGTGGCTGACCAGGAGGCAGTCCATGGCGCTGTACCATAGTGCCCATTGCACCGTCAAATACGATCAAGCGGCGCTTTAGCTCGGTTCTAAAGTCCATAACCAATACATCCTTCCCTCATTTGTTCGCTTAAATCCCCTTATTTAATAAGGTTGAAAATTATTTGTCCATTAAACACATTTTTTATATCGAAAACTAACTCATTTCATCAAATATAATATCACACCATTACACATCACTCAAATGTTCCTCAAATATTGTGATAAGCAATTTTTTTGGCTTTTCATAATACTTATCTCCTTAAACCTTCAATTTCATAATTTAAACCCCTTTAAAGTAACTTCCCAGGATCTGGCGCTTGATAATCTTTCAAAGCGTCATCCAGTATTAGCACCCAGTCATTTCCTCTACCACTTGAAGGCGGCATAAAGCTTTGCACACCTTGATTATCGTATTCTCCAATAAAAACAGTAACTCCTTCTCTGGGGTCATACCAATAAGCCTTTACTTTTTGACCTGATATCTTCCCCATATTAACTTTTATTTCAAGTCCATATGGAGTGTATATAAACGCGTAATCATTCCCACGCGTTGCCCTTAAATGATTAGCGCCTTCATAATTTTCAGCAATCAGGCTTTGGTCAGGAATGCGTTCCAGGAAAGGCCTTGACTCCATAAGCGCCCTCAAATACTGCATCTGCCTCGCCCCAGGCCTCATAATGGCCTGTTTCCAGTGCATAATGAAATATGGTTCTGGTTTTGTGCACATAGACCAAACGCAATGATGTCCATAGGTATGACCTGCTGCTCCGGCAAAAACAGCCCAATACGCAGCCTTCCTCACATCGGCATCATCAAAATAGCCATTTTCAGGCTTAAAACCAATGGGATGGTCCTCATAGCACGGTTCCCCATCCAATGTGGGTTTGACATGTATTAAGTCATAATCAGCGCTTACCATCTTGTAGTTGGGAGTATTCAAGGCACCATGACCTGACTGTATCATATTGAAATCAAGCCATTCCTCATCATGAACATGATACGAAGATGAATATCCTCCCATTGGATGAAAGGTAATTAAATGGCTTCCACCATCCCCCTCTTTGAGACCTTCTGCCATCGCTCTAATAATCGCGAAATGCTTGAAAGTAGTTAAAGGACGATCCCCACCTAGCACCCATACGATGTTTGATTTATTCTTATAACGCTGTCCTAGCCAGCGACCATACACTCTGGCATTGCTCTCATCAAATATAACAGGTCCTTTACCCCAGGCTTTGTTGTATTTGTCTCCCCATGTAGGAAGCAACGCTATGTACAATCCAAGCGAGGCAGCTTTATCGATTATGAAGTCCACATGGTCCCAATAACTATAACCGTTATCTCCTGGTAAAACATCGGGCAAAGTAGGGTCATACTCCCCACGGCTGTTCTTTAATAAAGGCACCCTTCCATATGCATTGGGTACAGTCAGGCCATCAAATTCAGCCAATGCAACCGCCTGAATAACCGTAAATTTCTGCTGCGCACGCGTTGATAGATAATATTCTGCATCCTCACGGCTGAGCCTGTGGAAGAGTTCCCAAGCGGTATCGGCAAGCCAGAAAAACGGCGTGCCATCTTCTTTTACTAGAAATCTACGGTTTTGGCTTATTTTCAAATATTGCATATTATTACCATACATGGCAATCCCCTTTTTCCTATTAATTAATTTAACACTAAAAATGAAAATATTTTTGCTATGATATTTCATTTTAACATTAAAATAACAATCTGACTGTTGGAATAGGCTCTTTACTGAAACGGGATTAACACATCTGCTCATCCATAAAGGCTTTCACCTGCTCTAAGGTAGGCATAGCAGACTGGGCTCCTTTTGCGGTAGTAGATATGGCCCCCACAGCGTTAGCAAACTGTATGCTCTCAATTATGCCTTTGCCTTGAGCCAACGCAAAAACAAATCCCGCGTTGAAAGAATCTCCTGCAGCAGTTGTATCCACTGCTTTTACAGAAAAACCAGGTACATGAGCAAAGCTATCATGGGTTGCCAGATATGCACCCCTCTTACCCACTTTGGCAATAACGTTTTTCACACCTTTGCTGATAAGCCAATTACAGGCTCGATGCAAATCTTCATCGTTTTCTATCTTCATCCCTGTTATAATTTCTATCTCGGTTTCATTTGGAGTAATATAATCAACGTTCAATAAAATCTCGTCAGGCAGTACCCTTGCAGGAGCAGGATCTAGGATGATTATTTTACCGGCCTTTTTGAGCTTTTCTACGGTATACAGCACAGTATCTAAAGGTATTTCCAGCTGAAATAAAAAAATATCCCTTTCTTCCATAAGAGGCCAATTTTCATCAATAAAAGCTCTATCGACTCTCCCATTAGCTCCTGCAACAATAACAATGTTATTTTCGCCAGTATTATCCACTTCTATTACAGCGATCCCCGATGAAATCCCTTTTTCTACCCGCACTCCATCTACGTATACACCATTTTCTTTTAAGTTTTTAATATACTGCTCTCCAAATATGTCATCCCCTAATTTCCCAACCATCAATACATCAGCACCCAAGCGTCCTAAAGCTACAGCTTGATTACCACCCTTACCCCCCGGATATGTAGTGAATTCCCTACCTATGATGGTCTCTCCCGGTCTAGGAAACCTATCAACTGTCACCACCAAATCCATATTTAAACTACCAACCACACATATTTTTTTCACATAATCACCCCCACCAAATAAAGTGCTTCTAATTGCTGTGCTTTTATATTTTAAGTCCATGTTTTGGTAGCGATTCTCTTATCGTTCACTTTTTCATTGTTTATTTGACACTACCTTTCTTAAGGGCTATAAACTCGATTTGTTACATCCCGATATCATATCGAAGTATAATACTGTTTCAAATATTTTTGAAATTGTGCATACCTTTTATATTGTCGACGATATAAAGCACTCAAGTCGTCATCAGGATACACAATGTGCGTTTCCGT
Coding sequences:
- a CDS encoding TMEM165/GDT1 family protein gives rise to the protein MNWKLFWLAFCMLFIAELGDKTQLTVFTLATQHKDPLPVFLGASLALVVVTLLGSFLGGVITRYIPTYYLRLLAGLLFVGIGIFILREALPQVWHVIIMRK
- a CDS encoding glycosyltransferase family 4 protein, which codes for MKQHYISLAKGLKGAGFEVLAACNFDATTMEELRDEGIKVCPFHLPGEIQPHMDAIRAVEIANMIVKHGVDVLHCHGFKAGVVGRVGAILAGCPKVYTVHNSVLSSFHGMRRTMLSKIEKALTRRTEGIVAVSNALKLELERECGIPGDKVTVIYNGISLPLVGKGQNVRRRLGIKPEAVVVGSVARLIPSKGIHYLLDAIPLIKNCCENVCFMIVGDGPYERALKMRTEDLGIEDDVIFTGYVTPVWDYLDAMDVFVLPSLSEGLSVSILEAMAMGKPVIASSVGGIPEIITHGKNGYLVPPGDPAALACAIICLIKNAHLRESLACKGRERVMTHFLVEKMVEVTAQLLEKCVCVKTHG
- a CDS encoding homocysteine S-methyltransferase family protein, translated to MDFRTELKRRLIVFDGAMGTMVQRHGLPPGQPPEIFNIIRPEVIEDIHRQYIEAGADVITTNTFGANDLKLKGTGYTVEQVITQAVALARRAAGNKWVALDMGPIGQLMEPMGPLSFEEAYELYARQVKAGVKAGVDLILIETLSDLYEAKAAVLAAKENSSLPVICTLTFDQTGRTLTGADPLTAVVVLESLGVDALGVNCSLGPEGLLSIIDEFVSYSSLPVLVQPNAGLPQVVEGRAVYPSTPEVFQRHIMTMVQMGVRLVGGCCGTTPDFIRAIKQAVEGLTPASISAKGFTAVASGSKAVILGQGVKVIGGRIKASYNENIAWAIQNRELGDVVSEAIVQRRQGADILAVDAAVPGLDEKEAMLNLVREVQAVVNLPLQLNSASADVLEASMRIYNGKPLVRGVSSEQAVMDSIFPTVAKYGACVVGCTRNEEGTPVDARSRVKMAERIVSVAESYGIQKENIIIDCTMTDVADHPLKAMETLKAVELIEKELGLITTMDIQGVCEVWHGNENIGSTYLAMALAYGLDIPVVDLGDARIVETIKAFRFLSGQQ
- a CDS encoding glycoside hydrolase family 140 protein produces the protein MYGNNMQYLKISQNRRFLVKEDGTPFFWLADTAWELFHRLSREDAEYYLSTRAQQKFTVIQAVALAEFDGLTVPNAYGRVPLLKNSRGEYDPTLPDVLPGDNGYSYWDHVDFIIDKAASLGLYIALLPTWGDKYNKAWGKGPVIFDESNARVYGRWLGQRYKNKSNIVWVLGGDRPLTTFKHFAIIRAMAEGLKEGDGGSHLITFHPMGGYSSSYHVHDEEWLDFNMIQSGHGALNTPNYKMVSADYDLIHVKPTLDGEPCYEDHPIGFKPENGYFDDADVRKAAYWAVFAGAAGHTYGHHCVWSMCTKPEPYFIMHWKQAIMRPGARQMQYLRALMESRPFLERIPDQSLIAENYEGANHLRATRGNDYAFIYTPYGLEIKVNMGKISGQKVKAYWYDPREGVTVFIGEYDNQGVQSFMPPSSGRGNDWVLILDDALKDYQAPDPGKLL
- the rbsK gene encoding ribokinase, which encodes MKKICVVGSLNMDLVVTVDRFPRPGETIIGREFTTYPGGKGGNQAVALGRLGADVLMVGKLGDDIFGEQYIKNLKENGVYVDGVRVEKGISSGIAVIEVDNTGENNIVIVAGANGRVDRAFIDENWPLMEERDIFLFQLEIPLDTVLYTVEKLKKAGKIIILDPAPARVLPDEILLNVDYITPNETEIEIITGMKIENDEDLHRACNWLISKGVKNVIAKVGKRGAYLATHDSFAHVPGFSVKAVDTTAAGDSFNAGFVFALAQGKGIIESIQFANAVGAISTTAKGAQSAMPTLEQVKAFMDEQMC